The proteins below are encoded in one region of Tomitella fengzijianii:
- a CDS encoding 5-(carboxyamino)imidazole ribonucleotide synthase has translation MPLVAMIGGGQLARMTQQAAIALGQNLRVLAGAPDESAAQVSADVVLGSHTDLDALRRAADGASVLTFDHEHVPPEHLHALVAEGVTVLPPPEALVHAQDKLLMRRRLRELGAPVPDFAPVEGTADVAEFAEHHSWPVVVKATRGGYDGKGVWVLHSQDEAAEVVAAQRAAGTVLMVEEAVPWRRELSAMVARSPFGQGAAWPVVETVQRDGVLALALAPAPGISTELASRAQQLALRLADELGVVGSMAVELFEFDGPDGTPRIQVNELAMRPHNSGHWTQDGAVTSQFEQHLRAVLDYPLGDPSPTAPLTVTANVLGAAQAPEMSMDERLHHLFARMPEAKVHLYGKGERPGRKLGHVNIAGAFPGSPDDADYAADVRERAERAAHWMSHAEWTDGWDGHADD, from the coding sequence ATGCCGCTGGTCGCGATGATCGGCGGCGGGCAGCTGGCGCGGATGACGCAGCAGGCGGCCATCGCGCTGGGGCAGAACCTGCGGGTACTCGCGGGCGCGCCGGACGAGTCCGCGGCGCAGGTGTCCGCGGACGTGGTGCTCGGCAGCCACACGGATCTCGACGCGCTGCGCCGCGCGGCGGACGGGGCTTCGGTGCTCACCTTCGACCACGAGCACGTGCCGCCGGAGCACTTGCACGCACTTGTGGCGGAGGGCGTGACGGTGCTGCCGCCGCCGGAGGCGCTGGTGCACGCCCAGGACAAGCTGCTGATGCGCCGCAGGCTGCGTGAACTCGGCGCGCCGGTGCCGGACTTCGCGCCGGTGGAGGGCACCGCGGACGTGGCGGAGTTCGCCGAGCATCACTCCTGGCCGGTGGTGGTCAAGGCGACCCGCGGCGGCTACGACGGCAAGGGCGTGTGGGTGCTGCACTCCCAGGACGAGGCCGCGGAGGTGGTGGCCGCGCAGCGCGCCGCGGGAACGGTGCTCATGGTCGAGGAGGCCGTGCCGTGGCGGCGCGAGCTGTCCGCGATGGTGGCGCGCTCGCCGTTCGGCCAGGGCGCGGCGTGGCCGGTGGTGGAGACCGTCCAGCGCGACGGCGTGCTCGCCCTCGCGCTGGCCCCGGCGCCCGGCATCTCCACCGAGCTGGCCTCCCGCGCGCAGCAGCTGGCGCTGCGCCTGGCCGACGAACTGGGCGTGGTCGGGTCGATGGCGGTGGAGCTCTTCGAGTTCGACGGCCCGGACGGCACCCCGCGGATCCAGGTCAACGAGCTGGCCATGCGCCCGCACAACTCGGGCCACTGGACCCAGGACGGCGCCGTGACCTCCCAGTTCGAACAGCACCTGCGTGCGGTGCTCGACTACCCGCTCGGCGACCCGTCGCCCACGGCGCCGCTCACGGTGACGGCGAACGTGCTCGGCGCCGCGCAGGCGCCGGAGATGTCGATGGACGAGCGCCTGCATCACCTGTTCGCGCGGATGCCCGAGGCCAAGGTGCACCTGTACGGCAAGGGCGAGCGCCCGGGCCGCAAGCTGGGTCACGTCAACATCGCCGGCGCCTTCCCCGGGTCGCCCGACGACGCGGACTATGCGGCGGACGTGCGTGAACGGGCGGAGCGCGCGGCACACTGGATGTCGCACGCGGAATGGACCGACGGATGGGATGGGCACGCGGATGACTGA
- the purE gene encoding 5-(carboxyamino)imidazole ribonucleotide mutase, translating into MTDQQPERTPGAPGEGAARVGLIMGSDSDWPTMEAAALALAEFDVPFEVGVVSAHRTPQKMLDYARAAHTRGVRVVIAGAGGAAHLPGMVASATPLPVIGVPVPLKHLDGMDSLLSIVQMPAGVPVATVSIGGARNAGLLAVRMLAASDSALRERMVEFQAGLERMVADKDAALRAKLMG; encoded by the coding sequence ATGACTGACCAGCAGCCGGAGCGGACCCCGGGGGCGCCGGGCGAGGGCGCCGCGCGCGTCGGTTTGATCATGGGCAGCGACTCGGACTGGCCGACGATGGAGGCCGCCGCGCTGGCGCTGGCGGAGTTCGACGTGCCGTTCGAGGTGGGCGTGGTCTCCGCGCACCGCACGCCGCAGAAGATGCTGGACTACGCGCGCGCGGCCCACACCAGGGGGGTGCGCGTGGTGATCGCGGGGGCCGGCGGTGCCGCGCACCTGCCGGGCATGGTCGCCTCGGCCACGCCGCTGCCGGTGATCGGCGTGCCGGTCCCGCTCAAGCATCTCGACGGAATGGACTCGCTGCTGTCGATCGTGCAGATGCCGGCGGGCGTGCCGGTGGCCACGGTGTCCATCGGCGGCGCGCGCAACGCGGGCCTGCTTGCGGTACGCATGCTCGCCGCGTCCGATTCCGCGCTGCGCGAGCGGATGGTGGAGTTCCAGGCGGGCCTGGAGCGCATGGTGGCGGACAAGGACGCCGCGCTGCGCGCGAAGTTGATGGGCTGA
- a CDS encoding TetR family transcriptional regulator codes for MPPGDDAPRNPALPDARMRVMDAAIRLFSESGFESTTVDEIAAAAGISRRTFFRQFHSKEDVVFADHRALLAQASEFLETSRHSPHTDPWVSVCDAAELVFRRFEENRALSVRRYRVVNAVEALREREIVTVHSYERLFTDHLGAVDPSAAPSVIVPFAAAVTAGHNYLLREMLRGNPEATLHRLRSELSLIRSRMRGEAAPADGRASAGRRVVVVVAEPGAGDDEIADAVRSQLARTADGTVAGT; via the coding sequence GTGCCGCCCGGCGACGACGCGCCGCGGAATCCGGCGCTGCCGGATGCGCGGATGCGCGTGATGGACGCCGCGATCCGGCTGTTCTCCGAATCGGGCTTCGAGTCCACCACCGTCGACGAGATCGCGGCGGCCGCGGGGATCTCGCGGCGCACGTTCTTCCGCCAGTTCCACTCCAAGGAGGACGTGGTCTTCGCCGACCACCGCGCTTTGCTGGCGCAGGCGTCCGAGTTTCTCGAAACGTCGCGGCACAGCCCGCACACCGACCCGTGGGTGTCGGTGTGCGACGCGGCGGAGCTGGTATTCCGCCGGTTCGAAGAGAACCGGGCGCTGTCGGTGCGGCGCTACCGCGTGGTCAATGCCGTCGAGGCGCTGCGCGAGCGGGAGATCGTCACCGTGCACAGCTACGAGCGGCTGTTCACCGACCACCTCGGCGCGGTCGATCCGTCGGCCGCGCCGTCGGTGATCGTGCCGTTCGCGGCGGCGGTCACCGCGGGGCACAACTACCTGCTGCGCGAGATGCTGCGCGGCAACCCGGAGGCCACGCTGCACCGGCTGCGCTCCGAACTTTCACTGATCCGTAGCCGGATGCGCGGCGAAGCGGCGCCCGCAGACGGGCGGGCGTCGGCCGGCCGTCGCGTGGTGGTCGTCGTCGCGGAGCCGGGAGCGGGCGACGACGAGATCGCCGACGCGGTGCGGTCGCAGCTGGCGCGCACAGCCGACGGCACCGTCGCTGGCACTTAG
- a CDS encoding acyl-CoA dehydrogenase, whose amino-acid sequence MAGNPDFDLFKLGDEHDELRAAIRSLSEKEIAPYAKAVDGEARFPQEALDALTASGFNAVHVPEEYDGQGADSVATCIVIEEVARVCGSSSLIPAVNKLGTMGLILNGSDELKKQVLPQLASGEAMASYALSEREAGSDAASMRTRAKADGDEWVLNGSKCWITNGGKSTWYTVMAVTDPDKRANGISAFMVHKDDPGFSVTGYEHKLGIKGSPTAELAFENCRIPGDRIIGEPGTGFKTALETLDHTRPTIGAQAVGLAQGALDAAIDYTKDRKQFGKSISEFQGVQFMLADMAMKLEAARLMVYTSAARAERGEKNLGFISSAAKCFASDVAMEVTTDAVQLFGGAGFTTDFPVERMMRDAKITQIYEGTNQVQRMVMSRALLK is encoded by the coding sequence ATGGCCGGAAACCCGGATTTCGACCTGTTCAAGCTGGGCGATGAGCACGATGAGCTGCGCGCCGCGATCCGCTCGCTGTCCGAGAAGGAGATCGCGCCGTACGCCAAGGCCGTCGACGGGGAGGCCCGCTTCCCGCAGGAGGCGCTCGACGCCCTCACCGCGTCCGGGTTCAACGCGGTGCACGTGCCCGAGGAGTACGACGGCCAGGGGGCGGACTCGGTGGCCACCTGCATCGTCATCGAGGAGGTCGCGCGGGTGTGCGGCTCGTCGTCGCTGATCCCCGCGGTGAACAAGCTGGGCACGATGGGGCTGATCCTCAACGGGTCCGACGAGCTCAAGAAGCAGGTGCTGCCGCAGCTCGCCTCCGGCGAGGCGATGGCCTCCTACGCGCTGTCCGAGCGGGAGGCGGGTTCGGACGCCGCGTCGATGCGCACGCGCGCCAAGGCCGACGGCGACGAGTGGGTCCTCAACGGCTCCAAGTGCTGGATCACCAACGGCGGCAAGTCCACCTGGTACACCGTCATGGCCGTGACCGACCCCGACAAGCGCGCCAACGGCATCTCCGCGTTCATGGTGCACAAGGACGACCCGGGCTTCTCCGTCACCGGCTACGAGCACAAGCTCGGCATCAAGGGCAGCCCCACCGCCGAGCTGGCCTTCGAGAACTGCCGCATCCCCGGCGACCGGATCATCGGCGAGCCCGGCACCGGGTTCAAGACCGCGCTGGAGACGCTGGACCACACCCGGCCCACCATCGGCGCGCAGGCCGTGGGGCTGGCGCAGGGGGCGCTGGACGCGGCGATCGACTACACCAAGGACCGCAAGCAGTTCGGCAAGTCGATCAGCGAGTTCCAGGGCGTGCAGTTCATGCTGGCCGACATGGCCATGAAGCTCGAGGCCGCCCGCCTGATGGTGTACACCTCGGCGGCGCGGGCCGAGCGCGGCGAGAAGAACCTGGGCTTCATCTCCTCCGCCGCCAAGTGCTTCGCGTCCGATGTGGCCATGGAGGTCACCACCGACGCCGTGCAGCTGTTCGGCGGCGCCGGGTTCACGACCGACTTCCCCGTGGAGCGTATGATGCGCGACGCGAAGATCACCCAGATCTACGAGGGCACCAACCAGGTCCAGCGCATGGTCATGTCGCGGGCACTGTTGAAGTGA
- a CDS encoding 3-hydroxybutyryl-CoA dehydrogenase yields MKQVGVVGGGTMGAGIAEVCAKAGTAVTVLETKQEFADAARARIEKSIARGVKAGKLGQADADAALARVTVTLEMNDLADADLVIEAAPEIESLKAEIFGKLDQIVKADAILATNTSSIPVIKVANATQRPEKVVGVHFFNPVPVMPLVEVISTLSTSPETAAAVTEFASATLGKTAVQAGDRSGFIVNALLIPYLLSAVRMYESGYATKEDIDAGMKGGCGHPMGPLTLCDTVGLDVALAAAESMYAEFGEPHMCPPPLLRRMVDAGHLGRKTGKGFYDYN; encoded by the coding sequence ATGAAGCAAGTAGGAGTGGTCGGCGGCGGCACCATGGGTGCCGGCATCGCCGAGGTCTGCGCCAAGGCCGGCACCGCGGTCACCGTGCTGGAGACCAAGCAGGAGTTCGCCGACGCGGCCCGTGCGCGCATCGAGAAGTCGATCGCGCGCGGGGTCAAGGCGGGCAAGCTGGGGCAGGCCGACGCCGACGCGGCCCTCGCCCGCGTCACCGTGACGCTCGAGATGAACGATCTCGCCGACGCCGACCTGGTGATCGAGGCCGCCCCGGAGATCGAGTCGCTCAAGGCCGAAATCTTCGGCAAGCTCGACCAGATCGTCAAGGCCGACGCGATCCTCGCCACCAACACCTCGTCGATCCCCGTGATCAAGGTGGCGAACGCCACGCAGCGGCCGGAGAAGGTCGTCGGCGTGCACTTCTTCAACCCCGTGCCGGTGATGCCGCTGGTGGAGGTCATCTCCACGCTGTCGACCTCTCCGGAGACTGCCGCCGCGGTCACCGAGTTCGCCTCCGCCACCCTGGGCAAGACCGCGGTGCAGGCGGGCGACCGCTCCGGCTTCATCGTCAACGCGCTGCTCATCCCGTACCTGCTCTCGGCGGTGCGCATGTACGAGTCGGGCTACGCCACCAAGGAGGACATCGACGCGGGCATGAAGGGCGGCTGCGGCCACCCGATGGGCCCGCTGACGCTGTGCGACACGGTGGGCCTCGACGTGGCGCTGGCCGCCGCGGAGTCGATGTACGCCGAGTTCGGCGAGCCGCACATGTGCCCGCCGCCGCTGCTGCGTCGCATGGTCGACGCGGGGCACCTTGGCCGGAAGACGGGCAAGGGCTTCTACGACTACAACTGA
- a CDS encoding FAD-binding oxidoreductase: MGRSWWGWGDEDAAVTGEEAAALEQRVAALLPDADLTAHRPPAVHDVPLPAPRVSAPAALRAFVSDGHADRVAHARGKAFRDVVRNLHGAVDHAPDLVARPRTEQDVTDVLDWCTGAGVAVIPYGGGSSVVGGVEPRFDGPAVCLDTTAMNKVLEVDATSRAARVQAGILGPALEDALRPAGLTLRHFPQSFEFSTLGGWLATRAGGHYATVLTRIDDLTESMRVVTPAGTSESLRVPGSGAGPSPDGLFLGSEGTLGVITEAWVRLQDRPRYTASAAVHFDDYAGAVAATRALVQSGLSPSNCRLLDPVEAMLNAGTASQGGVLVLGFESADHPVDAAMDRAAELCADHGGAVRDRRSDDRAENSAGGRSGPGSAGAGGPARRWRSSFLRMPYQRDALAARSMIVETFETACTWDRFDALRHAVTAAAQDAMAQEGAAGVVSCRFTHVYPDGPAPYFGVYVAGRWGATVTQWDAIKSAVSEAIAREGGTITHHHAVGRDHRPWYDRQRPDVFAGAFRAAKSALDPGGVLNPGVLVDSDPRAAGRRNADPAPSR; the protein is encoded by the coding sequence GTGGGTCGATCGTGGTGGGGGTGGGGCGACGAGGATGCTGCGGTGACAGGGGAGGAGGCCGCCGCGCTGGAGCAGCGGGTGGCCGCGCTGCTGCCGGACGCCGATCTCACCGCGCACCGGCCGCCGGCCGTCCACGACGTGCCCCTGCCGGCGCCGCGGGTGTCGGCGCCCGCCGCCCTGCGGGCCTTCGTGTCCGACGGCCACGCCGACCGCGTCGCGCATGCCCGCGGCAAGGCGTTCCGCGATGTCGTGCGCAACCTGCACGGCGCGGTCGACCACGCGCCGGACCTGGTGGCGCGGCCGCGCACCGAGCAGGACGTGACGGATGTGCTCGATTGGTGCACCGGAGCGGGCGTCGCGGTGATCCCCTACGGCGGCGGCTCCTCGGTGGTCGGCGGCGTCGAACCGCGCTTCGACGGTCCGGCCGTGTGTCTCGACACGACCGCGATGAACAAGGTCCTGGAGGTGGACGCCACCAGCCGGGCGGCACGCGTGCAGGCGGGGATCCTCGGTCCGGCGCTCGAGGACGCCCTGCGCCCCGCGGGCCTGACCCTGCGCCACTTCCCGCAGTCGTTCGAGTTCTCCACTCTCGGGGGCTGGCTGGCCACCCGGGCGGGCGGCCACTATGCGACGGTTCTCACCCGCATCGACGACCTCACCGAATCGATGCGGGTGGTGACCCCGGCGGGCACCTCCGAATCTCTGCGCGTGCCGGGATCCGGCGCCGGCCCGTCGCCGGACGGGCTGTTCCTCGGTTCCGAGGGGACGCTCGGCGTCATCACCGAGGCGTGGGTGCGCCTGCAGGACCGCCCGCGCTACACGGCCTCGGCCGCAGTGCATTTCGACGATTACGCAGGCGCCGTCGCGGCGACCAGAGCCCTGGTGCAGTCCGGATTGTCCCCGTCGAACTGCCGGCTGCTCGACCCGGTGGAGGCGATGCTCAACGCCGGGACGGCATCGCAGGGCGGCGTGCTGGTACTCGGCTTCGAATCCGCCGACCACCCGGTCGACGCCGCCATGGACCGTGCGGCCGAGCTGTGCGCAGATCACGGCGGGGCCGTCCGCGACCGGCGCAGCGACGACCGCGCCGAAAACAGCGCCGGCGGGCGCAGCGGCCCGGGTTCCGCAGGCGCCGGCGGGCCCGCGCGGCGGTGGCGCTCGTCGTTCCTGCGCATGCCGTACCAGCGGGACGCCCTGGCCGCGCGCTCGATGATCGTCGAGACCTTCGAAACGGCGTGCACGTGGGACCGCTTCGACGCGCTGCGCCACGCGGTCACCGCCGCGGCGCAGGACGCGATGGCGCAGGAGGGCGCAGCCGGCGTGGTCTCGTGCAGATTCACCCACGTGTACCCGGACGGGCCGGCGCCCTACTTCGGCGTGTACGTGGCTGGACGCTGGGGCGCGACGGTGACGCAGTGGGACGCGATCAAGTCCGCGGTGAGCGAGGCCATCGCCCGCGAAGGCGGCACCATCACCCACCACCATGCGGTGGGCCGGGATCACCGCCCCTGGTATGACCGGCAACGCCCGGACGTGTTCGCGGGCGCGTTCCGCGCGGCGAAGTCGGCGCTGGACCCGGGCGGCGTACTCAATCCGGGTGTGCTCGTGGACTCGGACCCGAGGGCGGCGGGACGCCGGAACGCGGATCCCGCGCCGTCGCGGTAG
- a CDS encoding TIGR03085 family metal-binding protein, which translates to MGFVREERRSIVDTMQQAGPDAPTLCEGWTVRDLLAHLVLREGRPDAAPGILIPPLAGYTARVQASVARRNFGELLDAVRSGPPWYSPMRYLDEKANLVEYIVHHEDVRRAQPDWEPRELPAPVRGALWKAATMLGRRAYSSAAAPVVLEAPGRPEVRVHHGGDGGAVTLRGEPEELVLHAFGRDAVRIGFEGPAEQARAVREMKRTIP; encoded by the coding sequence ATGGGATTCGTGCGGGAAGAACGACGGTCCATTGTCGACACGATGCAGCAGGCTGGGCCCGACGCGCCCACCCTGTGCGAAGGGTGGACGGTGCGCGATCTGCTCGCGCACCTGGTGCTGCGCGAAGGCCGCCCGGACGCCGCCCCTGGCATCCTCATCCCGCCGCTCGCCGGATACACGGCACGCGTGCAGGCGTCTGTGGCGCGCAGGAACTTCGGCGAGCTGCTGGACGCGGTGCGCAGCGGCCCGCCGTGGTACTCGCCGATGCGTTACCTCGATGAGAAGGCCAACCTGGTCGAGTACATCGTGCATCACGAGGATGTGCGCCGCGCACAACCGGATTGGGAGCCGCGGGAGCTGCCCGCACCGGTGCGCGGTGCGCTGTGGAAGGCGGCGACGATGCTGGGTCGGCGCGCGTACTCATCGGCTGCGGCCCCCGTGGTCCTGGAGGCGCCGGGGCGGCCCGAAGTTCGCGTGCACCACGGCGGCGACGGCGGCGCGGTCACTCTGCGCGGGGAGCCAGAAGAGCTGGTGCTGCACGCCTTCGGCCGCGACGCGGTGCGCATCGGGTTCGAGGGGCCGGCCGAGCAGGCGCGCGCGGTGCGGGAGATGAAGCGCACGATCCCCTGA